acattccttagAATAGAGTGAGAGGGACAGAGGCACACGTGCACACACCAACTGGCACAAACACTAATGGACACAAACCTCTTATCTTTCAGGTTGATCTCAAAAGGAGTCATCTTGGTTTGGTCTTCTTGGCGATTATCAGTTCCATTCTTCTGACCTACAGCAGCTTCGGACTTGTCCAACTCCACAACTGCCAAAATACACACCAATCAAATCAATCCCTTTGGCTACACCCATTCAACTACACCAATCTGATCCATTTACTAAACCCACACATTCCAAAGTCCATAGCAGTCAGATCATGTCCTAAAACCATACATCCTAAACCAATTATGGCCCATTGTGTTGCAATTTCACGATCTTCTCCTTTCCCACAAAGGAATACCAGTATTTGCTGAATTCAAGGCCCCGTCCACCAAAACCCACATTCACCCACAAAAGCATCCCCCCCACACAAGGGAAATTCCTCACCCaacagcttcattaaattgttATCAGGCACTTCCATCTAGAGAGAGCAGCTGAGGTCAACTGAAGGGCAAACAGAATGATCCAgtcagtgtgacagagagagcCCGAGTTAAAGGTGAAAACAAGAGTGGAGAAAACAAcaggacgggggggggggcaaaggAGGTGAaaaatggagaggagagagagcgagagacaagtCAGGTCAGGAGGGAATGATAGTAAAGAGAGGGAAGATGAGTTTGACAGATggcaggagagaggggaaaaaagggatggagggatggagaataGAGGGAGTGATCTGAAGAGAAAGGGAGGATagcgagaatgagagagagggcaAGGATGGCAGGTTGTAAGACGAGGGCCTGTGGTGCCAGAGAAGAGGAAGATTGGGGTGAGGGCTGTGACACCACCTCCCCACAGAGCCCTCTAATTAGCTGAGGGGGGATTTGGATGCTGTCTCCTCATTCGCTGATGGACCCCAGTCCTGTCCTAACACTCACCTCCAGTGAACCTCGTTACACTCCCCCGTGCAGAATCGATTAGTGCTATCTGATACTTAAATCGGTCTGATCCTCAACTTCTGAATCTGTTACTTTGGCCTGATATAAAAACGTTTACAGTTCTCAAAGGGAAAATCCCACGGGAGGCTTCAATCATATTGTTTTCTTTTCCTTTATCAGAGATTAACGGCAGGGCGTGATGTAATCAGTTTACTGGGGTAACAGTGACATCGTTCATTGATTTAATTTCACCATCTGACCTGTTGGGTTTGTATCTCCACtcatttatttgatttaaccGAGGGCTAGAAAACGCATACGGCATCTTATccccgcaaacacacacacacacgtctctatTTATCTTgttcacacacacagcaagggACGCAATTATAAAGAAAGACACTTTCTATCATATTCACACAGTaattaaaaaacacacacacacaaaaaaacactcgCTGGTCTTTGCTGCCATAATTCCCAGTGGTATTGAACTGGAAGCTGGTTGGGAACAAAGTTAGTTGATTAATTCATGATGTTAAGCCAAAGAAGCCTCTCTTCAACAGAGAGATCTGTCTACAGTGGCAGAAGGATCTGAGTGAATTAGAGACTGCTGGACTCTGCTGGACTCCCTGCGGTGAGGGGAAACCCCAACGCCCCATGACTCTTAacttcatcatcctcctcatcatacTGATTAACATCAATTATCTTCAACAGCGTGATCACAGCCTTCGCCCATGAGAGCCCACTGTAATGTTTaatcatgtacagtgccttgcaaaagtattaatCCTCGTTgtaatttttcctattttgttgcattataacctgtaatttaaatggattattatttggatttcatgtaatggacatacacgaAATAgtacaaattggtgaagtgaaatgcaaaaaaataaaacacggaaaagtggtgtgtgcatatgtattcaccccctttgctatgaagcccctaaataagatctggtgcaaccaattaccttcagaagtcacataattagttagattgcacacaggtggactttatttaagtgtcacatctcagaatatatacacctgttctgaaaggccccagagtctgcaacatcactaagcaagggacaccgccaagcaagcggcaccatgaagaccaaggagctctctaaacaggtcagagacaaagttgtggagaagtacagatcagggttgggttacaaaaaaatatcagaaactttgaacatcccacggagcaccattaaatcccttattaaaaaatggaaagaatatagcaccacaacaaacctgccaagagagggccgcccaccaaaactcaccgACCAGGcgaggagggcattaatcagagatgcaacaaagagaccaaagataaccctgaaggagctgtaaAGCTCCActgcggagattggagtatctgtacataggaccactttaagccatacactccacagagctgggctttacagaagagttgCCAGAAAaatgccattgcttaaagaaaaaaataagcaaacactgAGTGTTCACTGAAAGGcatatgggagactccccaaacatatggaagaaggtactctggtcagatgagactaaaattgagctttttggccatcaaggaaaacgctatttctggcgcaaacccaacacctctcatcacccgagaACACAATCCCCacggtggtggtggcagcatcatgctgtggggatgtttttcatcggcagggactggaaaacgggtcagaattgaaagaatgatggatggcgctgaatacagggaaattcttgagggaaacctgtttgtcttccagagatttaagctgggacagaggttcaccatccagcaggacaatgacccaaagcatactgctaaaacaacacttgagtggtttaaggggaaacatttaaatgtcttgaaatggcctagtcaaatcccagacctcaatccaattgagaacctGTGTTATGACTTCGATTGCTGTACctcagcagaacccatccaacttgaaggagctggagcagttttgccttgaagaaggGACAAAaattccagtggctagatgttccaagcttatagagacatacctcaagagactttcagctgtaattgctgcaaaaaaggtggctctacaaagtattgactttggggggggtgaatagatgcacactcaagtttaatatttttttttataataattcttgtttgtttcataataaaaaatattttgcatcttcaaagtggtaggcatgttgtgtaaatcaaatgatacaaacccccctaaaatcaattttaattccaggttgtaaggcaacaaaataagaaaaatgccaaagggggtgaatacttcgcaagccactgtacatttTCAAATCAACGCAACGAGCGTACTGGGATTAGTATCAATCCCACACAAATCATCAACCTAACGTCACAGACATCATTTTAACAAAACACTGTCTGTCACGTTAGTCACtgacaccatcacacacacacacgacgagTCCGACACGGGTTCTGAAAGGTCCGGATAGGTGTAACAATATAATGCTACAGGCTTAGGCAGACCTACAACCAGGCCCAGAGGATGTTTCTCCTTCATGACGACACCTATCCAGTGTTTCAGAGCTGTAACCACTGTAGCAAAACAAGGTAGTGAAAGGGGCTGAATGGAGCGGGTCCATGGTTCTGACAGTACTGTATCACACCTGTCAATGTGGAGCGGGTCCATGGTTCTGACAGTACTGCATCACAGCTGTCAGTGGTCCATGGTTCTGACAGTACTGCATCACACCGGTCAGTGGTCTATGGTTCTGACAGTACTGCATCACACCTGTCAGTGGTCCATGGTTCTGACAGTACTGCATCACACCGGTCAGTGGTCTATGGTTCTGACAGTACTGCATCACACCTGTCAGTGGTCCATGGTTCTGACAGTACTGCATCACACCTGTCAGTGGTCCATGGTTCTGACAGTACTGCATCACAGCTGTCAGTGGTCTATGGTTCTGACAGTACTGCATCACACCGGTCAGTGGTCTATGGTTCTGACAGTACTGTATCACACCTGTCAGTGTGGAGCGGGTCCATGGTTCTGACAGTACTGCATCACAGCAGTCAGTGGTCTATGGTTCTGACAGTACTGTATCACAGCTGTCAGTGGTCTATGGTTCTGACAGTACTGCATCACAGCTGTCAGTGGTCCATGGTTCTGACAGTACTGCATCACAGCTGTTAATGTGTTCTCAAAACATCACAAGTAGGCAGCAGAATGAAAATAATTGAATTGGGTGGCATCTGATGCACCCCCATTTGTTTAAGTCATTCAAGTAGCTGGCCACATAAGGGTTAGTAGTCAGCTATTTGGCGCTTATGGAACACACAGACCTGTTGGGGGTGCCTGTACACCTGTACCTGCTGCCTCTGGGTCAGTGGTGATGTTGAAAGGGAAGGTGAGAGCACAGCCTCGCTCTGTCACCTGGAAGGGGAAGAAGCTCTCAAACAGGTCCACTCCCACCTCCACGCACGCCAGCACCTCGTCTGGCCGCCCCACACCCTGCAGCAGcctgacagacagaaagagagaggcaggcgGGCAAACAGACAGAAACGTATTACACTGTTGATCAATGATTGAATTATCAGACAAACTGAAAGAAACTCTTACCCATCTCTCTTTTCTATCAGTGTTATCCCTGAAGCACTACAGATGcagcatctctccctctctctctctctctctctcacacgcacacacacaccaaaatcaATACAAAAACTGAACATCCATACACAGAACACATGCATGCTCATAGCAGACAGAAAAAAACAGATTGCATCCCCCCATCCTCCTGAAACCCATTCCCCACTAAACCACCTCGGTCTCAAAATAACTCACTTTTCACCCTCACTCTGTCTACTCCACTGCCTCGAGTTTCCAGGGTCAAACTAATTTACCATCCCATAATGGTGGCCAGAGGGCGGGAGTGGATATCCCAGCACCACCACAACTCAGGGGCAGGCTGACCCAGCACAGGCCCGATGGAGCCTCTTTTCATTAAGGAAACGTAGTACGGCCCAAagggagcgtctgggggtctctgATACGACCTGCAGCACCACTGTCTCTCTCCACTACTCCTTCTCCACCCCAGAGCCCCAGTCGGCTCCCTCACCTCCAGGGCAAGGAGGAATAGGACAGAGGTCTCCCCAGCACCGGGGCACTGGGAAGCAGGCTGAGTTCAGTGGGGAGTCTACTCTCTAGCCAGACCAGTATTCCCAGTGTGGCTGGAAGAAGAGTGGGAACGGGGTTGCCATGGCTCCCAGAAGGGATGGCAGGGGTTGCCATGGTTTCCTGGAGATTCTGAGTGAGCATTATGAGCGCAGAgtgatggaaggatagagggaggggtgtCCGTCTTCCTCTTAGTCTCCCACTGTAAGAGTAACAGCAGTCCACTAGGGGGTTTTAGGGTTGAGTGTGTGCGGGGTTGGATTTAATAATAGTGTATAATATGGGTGGTGGGGTGGGGGTCGCCGTGTTTTCACCAGGGGTTGGAACTGAAATTATTTTTCCAAACTTTTAGTTCGTTAAGTtccgttccactgttccgacctGCAAAATAAAGTCCAGAACCAGTACCGGTTATATCGTTGCTTTGTTggtttctgtaaaaaaaaaaattacattagcTCGAccttaaattacttcaccaatcagtgcggaCAGAGCAGCTTGCTATAAGCGGGCAAGTTATAGTTTTTTTAGTCTAGGCAGCCGATGCATGGGCGCTATCGGCTGCCTAGGCTATAGTTGTTTACATGCACTATGGACAGACAAGTATAGGGCGCGAGATACGACTGAAATTTTGAGGGtggggagagggcgagagagggtggaggagggcattgttatgacatgcattatctgaactaggcccacagaattatacctaggaAGGAGCAGCTTCTATGaaagaactttgaatgtctttacACTGCAGAGACTTGGCTTAGTGTTGGGAcaggctagctaacaagcttgtgtgtgcagagcggcacaataattaaaaacacgtcttaccttttcgtagttaataaatccaatgtgaaacgtgataactatagCATCCGTAACTAGCATGGAAAAAGTTcatccattcttctctaattaAACATTTCTCCCTAATTTCGGAATCACACTTTGGCTACCTTGGCCTAAGCTTCGGcggggggaggggcaggtagcctaaacaTGCACTGCACAATATAGATGACTTTTCTTCCTGGTTCTGATTCTGTTActctaaaaatgtatttatttttcggttctgttccctgaaccgttTCCAACCCCTGGTTTTCACAGGTGTCACATGATCACTCAATTATAGCCATTAATTGGTCAGTCAGTCCTCACCCCTCACCTGGTCCCTGCTGTACATTCTAAAATCAGTCTGAGTGGCGAGAGAGAAGAGCCAGACTGCAGACGAGAGAcaaagaggagtagagagagggaatagacagactggaacagaggagagaagagaccgagaggagtagagagagggaatagacagactggaacagaggagggaagagaccgagaggagtggagagggagatAATTAAAAAGTGTTAAAGGAGGTATGGATTGTTTTTGAAGAGCATCCTGCTTTGGGGGGtggagtgagggaaggagaaaCACAAATAATTGGTGCTGTAAGGGGAGGAGGAGTGAgtcagggaaggagagagagtgggatgaaGGTGCATTCATATTTAGGGTTTATGGGAGTGTAGGTGTAGACAGGGTGAGTAAGAAGGGGAAAAGCTGGCAACTGGAGCTGGTGTGGAGGGGCACTTAAACCTGATTTTAGGCTAGACTTCGCTAGCTAGAGCGTATGAAGCGTTAATGGGAAGGGTTGCCAACTCTGTAGCTTTGATATATGTCATTGTGACATTTCAGACTCCTGCCAGCAACTTTTCTTCCCTCTGAAAGCGATTAGCAACATATTCAGATACTTTTTTAAAGGCAGCCTCAGTTTTTCCTCTGAGAGATGTTGATAGATTTACCAACTAACTTTTACTGCCGTGAAGCagccgagaggagggagagagagagtgggagagagcagCTGCCTGAGGCAGagctgcagcacacacacacaatgtgctgACAAAGAGCACATCGTTCTGTTTTGACAGTTTAGTCATAATAGACAAAACATAGTGGGATATGTCATTCCTGCCAATGCCCCCTACAGAGGGAGCTGTTATGTCACAAGCTTATAGACCCCTTTCCAGTACACGACACACTGATGTCACGCACAGATGCGAGCAACTCTTGGCTGCAGTGAGGGAGCCATCGCCATCTGCGCCCATTCAACAGATTTACGTTTgtattacttctaaacaaaataactttttggggtTCTCATACGATTAAAATGTTTTGATTATTGCTTGAACATTAgctaagattatatttggttgttatctttgcaaaataactattttggatgcagcatttgttagctagaatgctaacgctcattGACATTGGCTGTAACAAAAGCTAGCAAATGGGTTTTTAAGTATAATtcagttgatttgcgatgatgacgcaaacattatattaaacagGACATTCATGCAAGCTTTAAaatccaattataatccaaaagtagtgtgaaatacACTCATAAGCAAATAAATATGAACTATTAAGAACTCCCATGTGTTCTGCCACCAACTTCTGCGCATTGCCCTTGTGAAACAATATTTTCTAACACAGAAAGGGGTCTGTGATGCATCCATGTAGTGCCTATGAAGAGTTTTTGTATGCTATATAGCCTTTATAAGACGAACATTTGTTTAAGGgtggaccacacacacacctgggtttGTCCTCAGGCAGCTCCTTGATGACGGCAGTGATGAGCTGGGTCCGGAGGTGTGTCTCCATGGCTGCAGTATGGAGCCCGTCCAGACAGAATCCTCCTACTGGCCGCTTGGCCGTCTCCCTGGCCGACcgcaccctctcctccagcacatctcctccctccaccacccccAACACCTCCACCCCACTCAGCTCCTGGAGACCACAGAGAAAGACAGGGTTCATACACATTTTGACAGATGGAATTGTATGACTTCTCCATGACTTTTAACCAGATTTCCATGACCAACAATTGGCGGCCTCTCTATGTACAGAAGGTCTAAAATAGTAAGCGTAATGTGGTATCAACACTGGGAGGCTGCTCTCTGATTCCATGTACCATCTCCTGTCTCTGAGCAAGGCACCTCCCACAAAGTAGAATACCTGTTAGGCAACTGTATAAAACATGTGGTCAACCCTCAGactggagagctactgggtgtgcaggcttctgATCAAGCCCTGCTCAAACACGTCAGACAGTTTATCAGGGTCGGTTGAGCAGCTTACTTCTAAAATGTAGTTTGCTAGAGGAGGACAATAATAAAAGCCTGTACACCCATtggctctcctggaggatggttgaccACCCTTGATGTAAAACATTGCAACCAAATACATTTTATGCCTTTTTTAAGTAAGTCACTCATTCAATATATTATAGATAAAGAATCCACACATTTTCTTCAGTCCTATTTAGCTACCTTAGAAGTGTTTACTTTGCAGGCTGACTAGCATCTATTGAGTTACAATGCCTCATAAACTGGATGCATCTACAAAATAAGATCCACATAATCCAAAATAAAATGGTACATCTCACAAATTTTCCAAAAATGAAATGTTCCCGATTCAAATTATTCTGATTCACATGATTCAATTCAACGTGATTCAACCGAACCCCAACTAATAAAATGGCAAAGTCAATTGTTCGTTTCATTAAAAAATTGTTGAAATGAATCAAATAATTAGTTCAAAAAAGTAAATCAACTTTGCATTtagttttatttaactaggcaagtcagtaaaacaaataattatatatatatatatatttttttttacaatgatggcctaccaaaagccTTCCTGTGGGGCtgggggattaaaaataaaataaaaatattggacaaaacacacacGACGGTATGGCCTTATTCACAAGTGTCAGTGAACATGTATAGCTTAACGGTTAACTAGCGGGtacaaaatacagttgaagtcggaagtttacatacaccttagccaaatacatttaaactcagtttgtcacaattcctgacatttaatcctagtaaaaaatcggtcagttaggattaccactttgttttaagaatgtgaaaatgtcagaataatagtagagagaattatttatttcagcttttatttctttcatcacattcccagtgtgtcagaagtttacatacattcaattagtatttggtagcattgcctttaaattgttcaacttgggtcaaacgttttgggtagccttccacaagcttcccacaataagttgggtgaattttggtccattcctcctgacagagctggtgtaaccgagtcgggtttgtaggactccttgctcgcacacgccttttcagttctgcccacacattttctataggattgaggtcagggctttgtgatgtccactccaataccttgactttgttgtccttaagcattttgacacaactttggaagtatgcttggggtcattgtccatttggaagacccatttgcaaccaagctttaacttcctgactgaagtcttgagatgttgcttcaatatatccacataattttcctgcctcatgatgccatctattttgtgaagtgcaccagtacctcctgcagcaaagcacccccacaacatgattctgccacccctgtgcttcacggttgggatggtgttctccggcttgcaagcctccccctttttcctccaaacataacgatggtcattattgtcaaacagttctatttttgtttcatcagaccagaggacatttctccaaaaactgcaatctttgtccccatgtgcagttgcaaaccgtgtctgggttttttatggcggttttggagcagtggcttcttccttgctgagcggcctttcaggttgtcgatataggactcgttttactgtgaatatagatacttttgtacccgtttcctccagcatcttcacaaggtcctttgcttttgttctgggattgatttgcactttttgcaccaaagtacattcatctctaggagacagaacccgtctccttcctgagctgtatgacggctgtgtggtcccatggtgtttatacaggtgaacgtggtaccttcaagcgtttggaaattgttcccaaggatgaaccagacttatggaggtccacaattcttttcctgaggtcttggctgatttcttttgattttaattttctggaattttccaagctgtttaaaggcacagtcaacttagtgtgtgtaaacttctgacccactggaattgtgatacagtgaattataagtgaaataatctgtctgtaaacaattgttggaaaaattacttgtgtcgtgcacaaagtagataacctaaccgacttgccaaaactagtttgttaacaagaaatttgtggagtggttgaaaaacaagttttaatgactccaacctaagtgtatgtaaacttccaactgtaTGTTTTGAATTGTCTACCTACCTAGTTAGTCTGTTCTCTATCACATTTTATAGGCCTGCTACCTGCTGCTGCTGATTTGtccgactgtctctctctccttgagCAAGAGCCCACTCGtctcacacaaacagacacactttGTCATTTCGAACCTGGCTGATATGTTTATTTGACTGTTAAAATATATAACTGTGAATAAATAAATTACATTAAACAGAAATGTAATTAATTCTATGACTTTTCCTAAACTTTTTCGGATTTTATATTAAAATTCCATGACTTTTCCAGGATTTTCATGACCGTAAACACACtggaaagggtgagagagagacagagatattttGACAGTAAAAGTAGCCCGTGTCTGTACAGTATACTTATAAATGTAAGTGAAGCTTTTAATTGAATTCCTCTAATACTGGGAGCATCATCATGGCCTTGTGTGAGGCTCCAGCAGCATCAGTCCCAGACAGacctgtgttttgtggtggaGCAGCAGACACTCATCCAGGTGGGCCAGGGTGCGGTCCACTGACTTGCGGACCCTCTTGCGAGAAGTGTTGATCTGCCAAGTCTCTCCGTCTGCCATGCTCTGGTACAGGTCTGGCTGGACAGCCTTCTGAAGAGCCATGAACTTCGCAACCGTCAGCTCAATACGACCGCCACTACCCCACACAGACACCGTCTGGAACAAACACAGACAGTGTTAGCGCAGATAGAATAACGAGCCAGATAATTCACCGGATGTAATTCATCCTCTTGGCGTTTCCTCTCAGTAGCAAATATGGTGATGAAAGGAAGcacagtggccggcagtgggagaagatggaatgaGAAGggttttggccgacattctgcacattttctcaccgataaaacatttgatcttaatacggttttctgttcccaaaactatcTTGATATACAGTGctttaggaaagtattcagacaccttgactttttccacattttgttacattacagccttattttaaaatggattttgcaaatgtattacaaattaataacaccttatttacataagtaatcagaccctttgctatgagactcgaaattgagctcaggtgcatcctgttaccattgatcatccttgagatgtatctacaacttggagtccacctgtggtaaattcaattgattggacatgatttagaaaggcactcacctgtcgatataaggtcccacagttgatagtgcatgtcagagcaaaaaccaagccatgaggtggaaggaattctccgtagagctccgagacaggattgtgtcgaggcacagttctgcggaagggtaccaaaaacatttctgcagcattgaaggtacccaagaacacaccggcctccctcattcttaaatggaataagtttggaaccaccagactcttccaagagctggccgcccggccaaactgagcaatcgggggagaagggcattggtcagggaggtgaccaagaacccaatggtcactctgacaaagctcctgtatggagatggaagaaccttccagaaggataaccatctctgcagcact
The window above is part of the Salvelinus namaycush isolate Seneca chromosome 7, SaNama_1.0, whole genome shotgun sequence genome. Proteins encoded here:
- the LOC120050600 gene encoding queuine tRNA-ribosyltransferase accessory subunit 2-like, with translation MKLELSLVVQGCRLGVLTGLGRAGQHSLEVPGCLLYTRCGTVPHLTQDTLHTLNNLPSVTQLTLNTLAEHQEVLEEFKEGVRKFAGLHDTVLYCSLHDPATSCPPGHITNKTVSVWGSGGRIELTVAKFMALQKAVQPDLYQSMADGETWQINTSRKRVRKSVDRTLAHLDECLLLHHKTQELSGVEVLGVVEGGDVLEERVRSARETAKRPVGGFCLDGLHTAAMETHLRTQLITAVIKELPEDKPRLLQGVGRPDEVLACVEVGVDLFESFFPFQVTERGCALTFPFNITTDPEAAVVELDKSEAAVGQKNGTDNRQEDQTKMTPFEINLKDKRYRDDFSPLVEGCGCYCCRNHQRAYLHHLLVTNELLAGVLLMLHNTAHYCAFFTAIRGALASDKLDHLKKRVLEGQGKGMSGEGAGEKDG